The following is a genomic window from Bubalus bubalis isolate 160015118507 breed Murrah chromosome 6, NDDB_SH_1, whole genome shotgun sequence.
CTCCAGAACTCGAGGGCTACTCCCCTGTTCGCTGTTCCCCGGGGGGAAGCCAGCCGGGTTCAaccccctgccccaccagccCAAAGTCCGAGAGCGCCTCCGAAGCCTTGGCTTCTTCGTAGCCCTGAGCGCTGGAGTGTGCAGAAGGGATCCCGGCTCTTCTTTCTGGAGGGGCGGGCTTTGCACGGGGCGTGCCCGCAGTTCCCCGCGAGCTACTGGGGAGAGCTCTGGCTCCGGACCCAAGATGCGCGCCTGCCCGCCCGCTTCCCAGCTGGGTTTCCCATGGTCGAACCGGTCGGCGGGCGGAGAGCGGGCTTGACCCGGGGCACCCCACTCCCGGTGGTGCACCCCACTCCCTGTCGGGCACCCGCGGGAGGGGGCGGCCCGGCGGGCTGATTAGACAGGATCTAAGCAGGAAGTCTTGGTCCCCACCCTGGGCGGGCGCCTCACCGCGCGCGGCCTGGGCGCCTGTCCGCCCGTCCATCCGTCTGTCTGTCCCTTGGTGCAGCAACCCGGGAGGCCAGGGTTGGGACCGGGGAGGCTCTGTCCGCGACGACCCCACCCGCAGGCCAATCTGAGGCTGCAGGCGGCGCAGCTGTGGGCGCGCAGCCCAAGATAAGCGGCCAGGTGAGCCTACCCGCGCCGCAGGAGGGGCGCGGGGCGGCGCGGAGCCGACGGGTACGCGCGGAGGTCTGGCTGCATGTCAGTTAGCAGGAAGAGCTGGGCCGCTCTGTCCAGGTGAGCCTGTGTCCTGACTGCTCCGGGGGCCACAGGGTCGGGGCCACACCGTGCAGCCCCCGGGGTTCTGGCCCTCCTTACTCTTTGCGGACGCAGGCCCGAGCAGGCTGTCTGCGGAGGGCTGTCCAGGCCGGAGAGGCCgctctgggggctggggagacgTTCAGGAGGTAAACGGCCAAGTCTCAGCTTCTGAGCCGCCCCTGActgcttgtctttctctgaagAGTCTGAGAGGCCCCTCCCAGGAGGAGGCGGCCACACTGCCTCGCAGGGTCAGTGAGTAGGCCGAGCGGGTAAGTGACCTCCCAGGGATAAGGCTCAGGCTCTGGGCGCAGCGTTTTGGGGTGCTGTCAGGGCTGAGAAACCTCTCTTGGCACTctccctctctgtgcttcagtcttCACTCACGAATAGGGCCTTCAAGGGGTCCAGGGACTGGGTGTCTAGTCTTTGTCTGCTAGACATCTAGGCAGGGTCAGTGAAGcctgggtggtgggggagagggggggGTTGTCCAGGAGGCAGCACCCTCATGTGATTGGTGACACCTGAACTCCTCTTGGAGTTCAGATGCTCCCAAGAGCATCTCCTGACCTCCCTCATGCTACCCCCAGAAGACTGAGGCCCATGTAGTGGATGGGCAGGAGCTGGGTGGATCCCTACTCCTTGACCCGAAGGCTCTAGCTGGTAGAAATTGGCCCCAGGTGGGCGTTTGTGTGGTGAGGCCAGGCTGCCTCTGCAGGTGTGGGCAGACCCTCCCATCCGGACCttgaccctcccctccccccgaccATCCAAGGATCCCAAGCTCCAGGGACCCCCCCCCCATGGCAGTACCTCCCCCACCAGGGCTGGGGTCCCCCTGGACTCTGTCCTCACTTCTCTGCAGCAGAGGCCTGTGAGGTCTGGAGAGGGGAGGATACGCCCCAAGAAAGGAGGTGCTCAGTGCTCTGGACAGGGGGCCCAGCATCTCAGAGGCCAGTCGCACCCAGGGAGGGTCTGTGCAGAGGGTGGGGCTGGCTGTCAAGGTCTTGGACTCTGCATGTGGGTCTGATGGGGAGTGTCTGTGTTTCCAGGTGGGCCCTGTCTGTGTTTgggtgtatgtgcacacacacgtgtgggCCTTGTGTAGTGCAGAGAAgtctgggtgggtgggaggttcTGACATTGCCTTTGGCGTTTGCGTCTGCTCAGATGTCCACTGAGGATGATGGTGCAGGGTCTGGTCTTTGCTGGCCCTCTGCTCAGAGGCCCTGGGCTCCTGTGGGTGCAGGGGTGGGCTTGAGTGCCCTGGGGAAGctgccctgcctccccagggTCCTGAGCTGCCACAGCTGTTGCCAATGCTCGCCCAGGAGGCAGCTGGAGCCAGGACCCTCTGCCTCCCGGGAACAAGCCCCAGCTGGCAGAGGGAAGGGCTGTGAGTCACTGTCAACCAAGCTTCCCACGAGAGAGTTGGGGGCATTGAGGAGGGTGTGAGGACTGTGGCTCCAGGCAGGGCCCAGGTGGGCAGCAGAGAGCCAGTGGGCCGCCCATCCTTGGCGCCAGTTTAAAATGCCCAGCCCTGGATGGTGGGTCGGGTGCCCAGGACAGAGCAGTGAGGGGTTAGTCATTTCCCCGCCTGGCCTCCTGCAGCCCTGACACCTCCCAAGCCTCCTGGTTCTCCCTGGCACCTCTCCCTAGACTGTCAGGGCTGGAGGGGACCTCACTGACCACTGACAGTGGCCCCTCACATGGGGAGGCCAGCTCCCCTCGGGCAGCACACTGGCCCTGGGTCACAGGGCCTGGTGTCAGGCCTGCACCCACTCTTCCCCTCCCAAGGTCTGCACGTCCTGCCCTTTGAGCCTGGGCCTCCACAGAATGCCCTGGGGCAGCCTCTGTGCCCTCCCCTGCTAACCCTTTCCATGCAGCTGAGCCCTGACCTGACACACAGCAGATTTCTGTGTGCAATTCCCTTAGGAAAGAAGGGTTCTGCTGGTCAACCTGCCCACAGGGATACCCCTGCCCTCAGCTGCTGACCATGGGCAGGGCAGACTCAGAAagaagggcctgggggagggagctAAATTGGCTCTCCCCTGCACAGTGAGCAGGGAGTTTCCCGAACCATAGAAGAGAACAGGAGATCACTTTCTCTAAGGATGGAGCATGGGTGCTGGAAGGCCTGCCTGGAACAAAGAGGGCTGCATGTCCAAGTGCCAGCTAGGTAGTGAGGGCAGCAGGGGCGGCTGCTGGGGCTTCAGCTGGTGGCCATGGCTGGGAACCCCCGGGTGTTGGCATGCAGTGACCCTGGTGCTCTAAAGGACAAGCTGTTGGCCGCTGGGTCTCCCCAAACCTGCTTCCCCAGTCTTCACTGGAGCTCAAGCCGGCCTGGGGAGTCCCAGGCACCCCACTCCCTCTGAATGCTCAGCTCCTGGGCTCCTGAGAAGGTGGAGCCTCCCTGGGTGTCCTTCCTGGCACTGGGGCTTGTGGTTTACAGGCTGCCCTGGCTGGGAACTTCAGCTCCTTCTTTTACTGGCCATCCTGCCTTATGTACCTTGTTGATCCTGTGAGCCTTGGAAGCCTCATCTGCAGAATGGAGGTGCCCCCACCCCCGCATTCCTCAAGGTTGTGGGGGCCTCTTGTCAGTGGCACTTGTGAGCATCCGGTGCTGTCTAGGCACATGTCAGAGCACTCACTGATTCCTTTGTTTATTGGTTTACTGGTCACTGTATTCACCAAACACATGTGCTTCTGAGTGCTGAGCACTGCTCTGggccctttgttgttcagtccctcagtcatgtctttgagaccccatggaccacagcaggccaagcttccctgtccatcaccaactcccggagcttactcaatctcatgtccattgagtcagtaatgccatccaaccatctcatcctctgtcgttcccttctcctcctgccttcaatctttcccagcatcaggatatttttcattaagttggctcttcccatcaggtggacaaagtattagagcttcagcttcaacattgccccttccaatgaatattcagggttgattcccttcaggatggactggtttgatttccttgctgtccaagagactctcaagagtcttctccagcaccatatttCAAAGGCAGCAAttttttgatgctcagccttctttatggtccaactctcacatccatacatgactactggaaaagtcataactttgactatatggaccttcattagcaaagtagtgtctttgtttttcaatgcactatctaggtttgttatagctttccttctaaggagcaagcatcttttaatttcttggctgcagtcaccatccacagtaattttggagcccaagaaaataaaatctgtcactccttccaccttttccccatctatttgccatgaagtgatgggactgtatgccgtgattttagttttttgaatgttgagttttaagccagtttttcactctcctctttcatcctcatcaagaggctctttagttcctcttcactttctgccataaggatggtatcatctgcatatctgaggttgttgatatttctcctggcaatcttgattccagcttgggattcatcctgctgaattttgcatgatgtagtctgcatataagttattatagtctgcatataagttataagggtgataatatacagccttgttgtactcctttcccaattttgaaccagtccattgttcaatgtccagttctaactgttgcttcctgacctgcatccagatttctcaggaggcaggtaacgtggtctggtattcccatctcttaaagaattttccacagtttgttgtgatccacacagtcaaaggctttagcatagtcaataaagcagaagtagatgtttttctggaattccctttctttctctatgatccagcagatgttggcaatttgatctctggttcctctgacttttctaaacccagttatgcaatctggaagttcacagttcacatcctgttgaagcctaacttgaaggattttgagcataaccttagcAGCATGTGGAATGAATGCAATTGTccagaagtttgaacattctttggcactgccctggGCCTTTGGGTACCATATTCCTGGGGCTTCACCTGCCCCCCTGGGAGCCTGACCTCCACCCCTCTtgtccttctctccctttccttctcttaaGAGGGGTAGCTCTTTGTTTGGTGGAGATAGCGTTTCTGTTGGGCTGGGGGGTGTGGTTGGGGGTTAGTACATCACCGAGGTGAGCAGTGGGGTCTTGGTGTACAGCTAGGGGTCACTCCAGAATGCCTGGGCTGACACCCTCTGGGCAAAAAGCTGCCTGGGGTGAGTCACTTCCCCGAGACTAGGCTCCAACAGATCACACGCTGTCTGACCCAGGTTGCACCGACAAACAAGCAGCTCCCCTGAAGGCTGAGTGGCCTGCATGGGAACAGGCTTGCTCAGGCCCAAGGAATCCTGGGTGTTCCATCCCTACCTGGCCACAGGTGTGCAGGGGAGTCCCGGGTCTGTGGGCCAGTCTCCCTGCGGGGGGTGGACTCTCATCTCTGCAGCACATGGCTGACCCCAAACAGTGGACTTGAGGGAGGGTCCACAGGGGGAAGGCTGACCATCTGGACCCAGGGGAAGCCACGTTCAGGGGGTCTTTCTCACCTGGATGAGGGCCTCGGGGCCTGGTTGGAGGGGCCGTGGGTTCCTGTGGAGTGAGTGACAGCAGAGGCCTGGAGTGGTCCAGTTTCTACCCCATGATCAAggctgtggtgcctgggcttgaGCCCTTCCCACCCACTTGGGGGGAGTCGAGCCCTGACAGGCAGGGGCACTGAGGTCTGCACCACCAGCGAGCCTGACAGCCAGGTGTGGGCAGATGCCAGTGTGGGGCCTAGGGTTTGCCGACCCTTTGTGCTCCCACATGTCAGGCAGAGATCTGGTGACCCCACGAGGTGGAGCGCCCTGCCCCCCGTACCTGGTGCCACGTTTGGTGGCACACATATTCTGGGCACCATGGTGGATGTGCTCTGTCCCATGGCCTTTTCTCTCCCCATGGGACAAGCTCTTCACACTTTGTTTGCAAATTTCTGATACTGCTTCTTGTTAACCCTTCTCAGATGCTGGGCGTCACCAGCTCCTCCTACTGGAGACCCCTACTTGTCTCTTGTCCAGCCAGTCTCTTTCTAAGGGTCTGGGAGCCTCTTTGTCCAGCACTGCCCTGGTGGGCCCCTTCCTGCAGTCCCAGCACATCCCCTTCCTGCGGTCCACCAGGCTGGCTCCCCCCTCCTCCATCGAGTAAGTGTCTCCTCACCCTTCACGTACCCCCCTCACCACTGCTGCAGACATCTCACTGAACCCCTCCCTCCCTGATGGCCCCCAGCCTTCTAAAAGCACCACCAGGAGCTGCTCAAGCCCACTTTCCATCATTTTTCTCATTGCCTCGCTGGCCCCCCATCCCCATCCAGCCCCCCAGCAAACCCAGTGGACTCTGCCTTCAAATTGTGTCCCGAATCCATCACTTAAGTCTCCTAGTGACTCCCCACACACAgagtgaacccacatctcccttgGTCCCCAAGCACCCACTCTGGCACCCCTTCTGCTAAGTTCAGCATCCCCCTGCCCACTGCCGCACACCCCAGCTCTGCCAGCACACCCGGCTCCTCGAAGCTCTGTCCCCTCCAGCACTGCCGCCCCTTGTCTTTGGTCCTTCCTGTCCATTTGTTCATGAGCGGGGAGCCCTGGAACCCACTTGTGTGCAGACTCTGCTCAAAAAACATGAGTTTACTAAACACCAGGTCAGCGAACATGATGCTGGGCCTGAACAAAGAGGTCAGGGTGATGGTGTGGCTCCTGCCCCTTTTAGGGAGGAGGTCTGGGGAGGTACAGAGAAGTGACCCCTCTTAGGTGGAAGGATCAAGCAGGCTGTCTGACCTGGCCCTGCAGAAGTCTCCCCAGGGTCCGGGGGCTCTTTCCTTTAGGAAGCTTCTTAGGTTTATATGTCATTCAGTTGATAAAATTTGTGGGTTTCCCCCAGGTAACGTGTCTGCTCCTCCCATGATACTTCTTCCGTGGTTGCATGTGAAGCTCTGTAGAGGCAGGCGAGGCCATGGTAGGAACAGGGCAGTGGAGAGGCTGGGGAACAGGTTTGGGTGCTCACCAGGTGGGAGCCTTACTACCCTGCAGTGATGCTGGGAGGCGAGAGGACTGCCTTCCCCAGACCCTTCTGATTGGGGCCAGACAGTGCTGGATGGTACCTCTGACCCACATGGCCTGGAGCATCCCCTGCGGCCTCTGGGGAAACTCAGCCTCCCTCCCCGTGGGCTCAGCCTCTGGCCTCCAGGCTGTCCTGTCCTCCCTCTGAAGTCCAGCCCTTTCCCTCCCGGTGCAGTGCAGGGCTCACTTCCCTTTCTCAGTATTTTGCCGGTGGATCTGTGACCCCACAGTTCCCAGTGGGAGGCTGGCCCAGCTCGGTTCCTCAGAGATTCTTTGCTCTTTGGCTAGAATGGGGGTGGGCCACTGGGGGGAGGTAGGTGTGCGGGCAGGTGGGTGAGGATGACTTGTGGAAGGCTGGGGCAGGGTGCTGTAGGGACATGGGGCTGGAGGCAGGATGGTGGAAGGTGGGGTCTGGGGCGTGGCTATGAGGGGGACTGGTATGAGAGTGACTATGGTTCTGAGAGTGACTATGAATGACTGTGAGTGACTGTGGCTGGGAGAGTGACCAGGGGCCAGAGGCAGGCTGTGCCCCTCACTCCCACCCATGGGAAGGCTGGTTTTCAGAGGTGAAGGAGGCTGACGGAGTGCCTAGGCAGTGAGCGAAGCAATGCTGGGTTCCCCTTTGGGGATGGCTGGTTCATCTGGGATCTCTGTCTGGGGGCTGGGACATCCCGGGGGAGCTGGGGAGCTGGGATGTTTCTCAGTAACTGTTCATCTTAGAGCTTCAGATCAAAGCCGGGCTCTGCCAGGTTCACCTGCCACCTTTGGGCCGAGCAGTGACCATCCTGCCACGTCCCTGGGCATGGTGGACCCCCATTCCAGTGGGAGTTCAGGGTTGCCCAGGCAGGGTGGACCCCCATTCCAGTGGGGGTGCGGGGGTGCCCAGGCAGGTGGACTCCCATTGCAGTGGGGTTGCAGGACACCCAAGCAAGTAGACCCCCGTTCCAGTGCGGGTGCAGGGTGAAGTCCAGCCTGCCGCTCCCCTCCCCCTGATGTCGGCCATGGGGACGCTCTGGACGTCACCCTGAGGCTCCGCAGACCCTCCGTACCCCCCAGCCTCACCCGGCAGTCGACCCTGGAGGATGAGGAGGAACACCTCATGAGGAGCGAGAACACCAGTGGCAACACCAGAACCTGAGCTTCACCACAGATGACAAGGACCCACCGGACCCCAGGTGTGGGTGGGAGGCGGGACCCCAGTGAGGATGGACCAGCTGCCCCTGCCTGGGGAGTGGGATGACCTTCTGCGGTCCCCACCCTGGTCAGGACAGCAGTCAGGACCAGCGTGGGTGAGCTGGGCCGCTCTTCCTGGGCATTTTATAAGCATAGTTCATCCTTCCATGCTCCTGAGAGGGTGCCAACCCACCTCTCGGGTGGGTGCATGGCTCGTGCACCAGGGGCAATGCCTGGGGGTCGTCAGGCCCTGGGCTTACCATGCCCCTTCAGCCCAGCCCCCTCCTGCTAGTGGACCCCTGTGGTCTCTGATGGGAAGGAGGTGCTGCTGGTCTGACCACCAGCCCCGAGGCTGAGCACCCCTACATGCCTATCCATGAGGATGGGGTCCACTCGGGGGATGCATCTCCTCTCACCTCCAAACAAGCCCAGTTCACAGATCTGGCAGGAGGCTCAGCCAGTGAGTGAACTCACCAGAGccatgggtgggtgggtggaggcaCAGGAGGGGCCCCTCTGCTGCAGGGCATTTGGGGCAGCCTCGTGTGCAGCTCCCCAGCTCCTGGAGAGGGGTCCATGGGGCATTCAGCCTGCACTGCACCCACGTGGCCACAAAGGCATGAAGGCCTGGGCACCACTCCCAGCTCCCCTGCCCATTGCCGTGTGACTTGGGCCAGCTCCCTGCCTGTCTTTGCTCCTCATCTGTAAGTGGCAGGGCCTGACACAGGAGAGGTGTTTGTTGAACATGGAGTGGTTGCACCTTACAGGCATGAGGTGGGGAGAGCTATGCAGGCTGGTCTGGATGGAAGGTCGCAAGTGGAGGGGCTTGGAGCAGAGTCCACATGGAGGCCAGCTAGCCAGCACAGCAGCAGGGGACCAGGGTGGGGCCGACAGGTTCAGGAGGGCATCAGACCCAGGTCATGAGCCTTTCATGCTGTCTGTGCCTGAGGGCAGGATGGGGTTGACCTGTGATGGGGGTCCTGGGGGCCAGGGGGTGGAAGGTGGAGAGAGGGGAGCAGTGTCTGAGGTGGGACTGACTCCATGAGGCAGGGACAGCAGCTGATTCTGGACTGGGGGGTCCTGCCGAATGAACCATGTCTCGGGAGGATAGGGAGCCCCCACAGTCTGTATACGGAGGCCACATTCTCTTTGCAAGAGTGAGGTGGAGCACAGGGGCAGGCGCAGTGTCCCGCGGGTGGACAGGGCCTCACCTGCTTTCTCTCACCCTGTCTTCCTGCCCTGCAGCACCAGCGTGAGGCTCCCAGCCAGCTCAGTCAAATTAGGCCCAAAGCTGGAGCAATATCTCTCAGCCATACAGGTGAGCGGGCCGGTCCCTGGAGTGTGCTAGACGTGCCAGGGGACTCACCCTCCAGGGTCAGCGGACTGTGCTCCCTGCTCCCAGAGATCAGAGTCCGTCAAGGGTGCAAACCCATCCCACACTGAGTTCCTTGAGGCTCCCGTGGATGTTGCCAGCAAGCGCCACCTCTTTGAGAAAGAGCTGGTGGGCCAGAACCAAGAGGGTCCAGCTGCCAGCTGTAAGGTGAGTGGCTCTGGCCCGCCAGGAGTCTGCAGGCCGCTGAGGCTGGGGTCTGCAAAGCTGGAGCCTGGGCACTGCAGGACAGCTCCGTGCTTTCCTGCATGCATCTGGCAGACAAGAGGGCCCAGCCATACCTGTCGCTGGGCCCCCAGCTCAGCTGTGCACACAGCTCTGGGGAAGGGTCCCGTGGCCTGGTCGTGTAGATGTGGTGAGGGAGGCCCTCTGGAGATGCCAGCCCGGCCCCAAGGTGGGAGCTCTCTTCTCAGGAGAACTTGCAGCTCTCAGGGGTGGTGAAGTCGCAGCTCAACCTGTGGATCAGCAGGATCCAGGAGTCAGCACAGCAGGGCCCACAGGTACCTTGTGTACCCCTCTGGCCCCAGTCTCCCTGCAGGCCTCTCATAGTGGGATGACCCATCAGGGGAGGGACAGCCCTGAGTGCAGTGGAGATGCTCTGCACGCGGGATGGCCGTGTGGAAGCCTGAGGGTCAGAGAGCAGAAGGAGGAGGGCCTGGGGTCCTCCCCCGGGAAGGGGTGGGCCGGGGGCTCTGCAGCAGCCTGAGCCTGGTCTCTGTCCTGATACCCAGAACCGGGAGACACATAGGGAATTGACAGCTGGCAGAAAGCCCCAGTGGAGGAAGAAGCCAGAGGCCCCGCTGGGTGCCGAGGTGAGCGGGGGCCCAGGGGTCAGGGCAGCTGTCCCTGGAGAACGTGGGCTGGCAGGCACCCACTCCTCCACTACAGGCCTGGCAGAAGGGGCCTGGCGGGCAGGGCACATGCGGGCTCCTAGAAGCCGACTGCTGCAGGGAAGACACTTGAGCCAGAAGCAAGCCTGGACCCTGAGACCCCCAGCCCCAGTAAATGCTCCATGTCCCAGAAGATCTCTGTGCTGGAGGAGAGAGCTGTCTCAGGAAAGAGGGAAGTTCCAGACAAAGCCAGCGACTCGGAGAAGAGACTGGTGTCTGAGAAAGCCACCGTCTTCGAGAAGACCCCAGTCCCCGAGATACAGCCAGCCCCAGGCAGGGCCATGGCCCCATTGAGGCCCCAGGACTGGGAGCACGCAGCCTCAGCAGAGTGCCCATCCAGCCCCAGGGAGCAGCAGGGCACTGGGCCTGAGAAGGAGCCTGAGTCTTCGGCGGGGCCTCTGCCCCGGGATGGTGGCCTCCCGCCTGTCACTCTGCAGGTGCGCAGTGCCCCATGCCTCCCTGTCTTCCCGGCATTTCTGGTGGCCTCCCCATCCTCCTGGCATCTCTGGTGGCCTCTCTGTCTCCTGTCCTCGCATCTGCTGTCCTCCTGGCATCTCTGGCTGCCTGCCTTGCTCCTGTCCTCCCCCTTCCAGGCTGGCCCCAGCTAtgtctcccctccctgcctgctcTGCTGCCCGCAGGACAGGGGACTGGGCTGGGATCTCACCTGGTACCCACACCACACTCTCATCCCAGGCCCAGACTCCAGGAATGCCTCAGATGCTTCTGGaaggccctcccctccccgcccctggaAGCCCTATCCACTGGCCTGGCCCTGGGCCTGTGGCTGCACCCCCACAGCCGAGGCAGCAGGCAGGGGCAGAGGACTGGCCTGCTGCCACTGCCCTGCAGCTGCTAGGGTGAGCCAGGCCTGCGGAGCTCCAGGCTGCCCATCCTCCTGCATAACTTGCCCCCTGCTCCGTCCAGGTGAGGACTCGCAGCACGGAGGCTGAGGCCAAGGCCCCCTTGCCGACACAGGCCTTGCCCACCTTCAGCAGCACCCTGCAATGCTCCAGCCCCCGCACCATCCCCAGGGTGAGCCTGGCTGTTGTGGGCCCCTCCCTGCAGGGCTCGGGGCAgtggagaggcaggcaggaggcaCCCTGGGAAGATCTGGGGGTGTCAAGGGGGACTGTTGACCTGGCTTGATGGGAGGGGCCGTGCCCCAGGCCTGAGGTGGGCCTTTCATGGGGGTGTGGCTGGGGTCTGTGTAGAGGGGAGTGCTGGGGAGAACCTAGGGTGGGCTGTGTTCTGAGAGCCAAGTCCTCCCTTGTGAAGGCCATGGCTGCCATGGACCCCGCTCACTGgcaccttccttctctttccagaTGAGCCCCCCTAGAGACAGCTCAGAGGTGGCCTTAACTCACAGGTCAGGGCCTGGGGGTCCCAGGGCTCATCTGATGTGGGGCTGAGGCCTGAGGTGCAGCAAGGGGAGGGTCCAGCTGCCTGGGGGGGGCCGGGGGGGTGGGAAGGGCAGTCCTGAGCCACGGGGTGCTGGGGGG
Proteins encoded in this region:
- the LOC123333942 gene encoding ladinin-1-like translates to MVEGTPHEEREHQWQHQNLSFTTDDKDPPDPSTSVRLPASSVKLGPKLEQYLSAIQRSESVKGANPSHTEFLEAPVDVASKRHLFEKELVGQNQEGPAASCKENLQLSGVVKSQLNLWISRIQESAQQGPQNRETHRELTAGRKPQWRKKPEAPLGAEKISVLEERAVSGKREVPDKASDSEKRLVSEKATVFEKTPVPEIQPAPGRAMAPLRPQDWEHAASAECPSSPREQQGTGPEKEPESSAGPLPRDGGLPPVTLQVRTRSTEAEAKAPLPTQALPTFSSTLQCSSPRTIPRMSPPRDSSEVALTHRARTAADPGLGGSAKWTMSQEDREPPSSVYRGRILFARVSTSMRLPASSVKLGPKLEQYLLAIQRSESVKCANPFRTDFLRAPVDVTSMHHLFEKELVGQSREGPAASCKENLQLSGVVKSRLNLWISRTQESAQQGPQNQEMQRESAAGRRPQWRKKPEPPLGPEV